One genomic window of Triplophysa rosa linkage group LG11, Trosa_1v2, whole genome shotgun sequence includes the following:
- the LOC130561148 gene encoding tenascin-like isoform X2 — protein MAGFLSSVAAEPDLSGLVVSNVTSDAVSLSWRTGEKAFDSFIVEVRESALPTQATGRTLAAGARSTVLTGLKGNTQYHIKLYATSGGSNTAALTTLVTTELKPKLGPVMVSETHPSSFTLSWSVAAGHFDGFVFRITDHEQIYDVRELMLSGTERNVIVSGLMDSTVFDVVFYGLSHGRQTPSVSFNTSTAPLPKVENLTASEITPYGFRVSWSAQSNEGFSHFQVKVSDSGQLLEPQEYIVQGNQSLLDILGLITGIGYEVSVTGVSETGLRSRPITTVAVTDFK, from the exons ATGGCTGGCTTTCTCTCCTCTGTAGCGGCCGAGCCCGATTTGTCTGGGCTAGTTGTTTCAAACGTTACGTCAGACGCAGTGTCTCTCTCCTGGCGGACGGGAGAGAAGGCGTTTGATAGTTTTATAGTCGAGGTGAGAGAGTCTGCTTTGCCCACGCAGGCGACAGGGCGCACCCTGGCCGCGGGCGCGCGCTCCACGGTTCTGACGGGCCTGAAGGGAAACACGCAATACCACATTAAGCTCTATGCCACCTCAGGGGGCTCCAACACAGCTGCCCTGACGACCTTAGTAACCACAG AACTTAAGCCTAAATTGGGGCCCGTAATGGTGTCCGAAACGCACCCAAGTAGCTTCACATTGTCCTGGAGCGTGGCGGCGGGTCACTTTGATGGCTTTGTCTTTCGTATCACTGACCATGAGCAGATTTATGACGTAAGAGAGCTCATGCTGTCTGGAACAGAGAGGAACGTAATTGTCTCTGGTCTTATGGACTCAACGGTGTTTGACGTTGTGTTTTACGGTCTGTCTCATGGTCGCCAAACTCCATCAGTTTCCTTCAATACCAGTACAG CACCGTTACCTAAAGTGGAAAACCTCACAGCTTCTGAGATCACCCCGTATGGTTTTCGGGTGTCCTGGTCGGCACAGTCCAATGAGGGCTTCAGTCATTTTCAGGTAAAAGTGTCAGACTCCGGCCAACTGCTGGAGCCACAAGAGTACATAGTGCAAGGAAACCAGAGCTTGCTGGATATTTTGGGCCTGATAACTGGCATTGGCTATGAGGTCAGTGTGACCGGGGTGTCAGAAACTGGGTTACGGTCTCGTCCAATCACAACAGTGGCTGTTACAG attttaaatga
- the LOC130561148 gene encoding tenascin-like isoform X1 has translation MAGFLSSVAAEPDLSGLVVSNVTSDAVSLSWRTGEKAFDSFIVEVRESALPTQATGRTLAAGARSTVLTGLKGNTQYHIKLYATSGGSNTAALTTLVTTELKPKLGPVMVSETHPSSFTLSWSVAAGHFDGFVFRITDHEQIYDVRELMLSGTERNVIVSGLMDSTVFDVVFYGLSHGRQTPSVSFNTSTAPLPKVENLTASEITPYGFRVSWSAQSNEGFSHFQVKVSDSGQLLEPQEYIVQGNQSLLDILGLITGIGYEVSVTGVSETGLRSRPITTVAVTGTRFFISTGPIFRCLTAQAWF, from the exons ATGGCTGGCTTTCTCTCCTCTGTAGCGGCCGAGCCCGATTTGTCTGGGCTAGTTGTTTCAAACGTTACGTCAGACGCAGTGTCTCTCTCCTGGCGGACGGGAGAGAAGGCGTTTGATAGTTTTATAGTCGAGGTGAGAGAGTCTGCTTTGCCCACGCAGGCGACAGGGCGCACCCTGGCCGCGGGCGCGCGCTCCACGGTTCTGACGGGCCTGAAGGGAAACACGCAATACCACATTAAGCTCTATGCCACCTCAGGGGGCTCCAACACAGCTGCCCTGACGACCTTAGTAACCACAG AACTTAAGCCTAAATTGGGGCCCGTAATGGTGTCCGAAACGCACCCAAGTAGCTTCACATTGTCCTGGAGCGTGGCGGCGGGTCACTTTGATGGCTTTGTCTTTCGTATCACTGACCATGAGCAGATTTATGACGTAAGAGAGCTCATGCTGTCTGGAACAGAGAGGAACGTAATTGTCTCTGGTCTTATGGACTCAACGGTGTTTGACGTTGTGTTTTACGGTCTGTCTCATGGTCGCCAAACTCCATCAGTTTCCTTCAATACCAGTACAG CACCGTTACCTAAAGTGGAAAACCTCACAGCTTCTGAGATCACCCCGTATGGTTTTCGGGTGTCCTGGTCGGCACAGTCCAATGAGGGCTTCAGTCATTTTCAGGTAAAAGTGTCAGACTCCGGCCAACTGCTGGAGCCACAAGAGTACATAGTGCAAGGAAACCAGAGCTTGCTGGATATTTTGGGCCTGATAACTGGCATTGGCTATGAGGTCAGTGTGACCGGGGTGTCAGAAACTGGGTTACGGTCTCGTCCAATCACAACAGTGGCTGTTACAGGTACCAGGTTCTTCATTTCTACTGGTCCTATCTTCAGATGTTTAACAGCCCAGGCTTGGTTTTAA